GCGCGGTGCCGACGGAATTAGCCCCGCTGATGCACGCGTTGAACGGGTTTATCGCACGGCTTCGGGGCGCATTGACGCGCACGGAAACCTTTATCACTGAAGCGGCCCATCACGTGCGGACGCCGCTTGCGACGGTTCGCGTCCAGGCCGAAATTGCGATGCGGCAGACCGATGACGATGCGCTGCGGGCGACATTGCGCAATGTAATCAGGGCGGTAGATGACAGTGCACGCTCTGCAGGGCAGTTATTGGATCACGCGACCGTTGTTTATCGCACGGATCAGCGTGCGGACGAACAGGTTGCGCTTGGTCCTTTGGTTTTGGATGTTGTTGATAGCTTTTCACCGACGGCGGATATGCGCGACATCGCGTTGGGGACCTGTGTACCTGACGATGTGATCGAGCTGCAGTTCGATCGGCTCTTGATCGAAAGCGCGCTGCGCAACCTGATTGATAATGCGGTGAAATACTCCTTTGCGGATAGTGAAGTCGACGTAGAACTGAGCGTGAAGGATCGCATGGCGATGCTGAAGGTGCTCGATCGTGGTCGTGGGATCGGTGCGGGGAATACGGCGCAATTGGCTGGCCGATTTCGGCGTGGCGAAAATGTTGGCGATGTCATCGGGTCCGGTCTTGGGCTGACTATCGTGCGCGACGTGGCCCGTGCTATCGGCGGAAGTTTTGAGATAACAGAGAGATCGGGAGGTGGCACATGCGCCATTTTGTTGCTGCCGCTGGCTTAAGCGTTCTGGCGTCGTTGTGCGATGCGTATGAAATCGAAGAAGAAACCGTTTTTGAAGGCGGAGCCGTTGAACTGTCGATCTTGTCGACGACAGACACCGAAGCATTCGCACCTTTGATCGCAGCATTCCAATCCACGAATCCGGACGTGACGTTGCGCTATACGGTTGCCAACAGTCAGCAAGTCTATGCTGCGGTTCAAGAAGAAGCGCCATTTGATCTGGTGATTTCGTCTGCGATGGATTTGCAGCTGAAGCTTGCGAACGATGGCTTTGCAACGGCGCATGGATCGGATGAAACGATTGGCCTGCCGGGGTGGGCGCGGTGGCGCGATCAGCTATTTGCATTTGCGCAAGAACCTGTCGTCATTATCGCCTCGACGACTGCATTTGGTGCGAACCCGCCTCGCACGCGCGCAGATTTGATTGACGTTTTGCGCGATGACCCTGCGACCTTCACAGGCCGGATTGGCACTTATGATCCAGCGCGATCCGGTGCGGGGTATTTGTTCGCCACCCAAGATGCGCGTCAGTCGGATTCGAGTTGGCGGCTGGCCGAGGTGATTGGTGGTCTTGATCCCAAGTTATACACCACCACTGGCGATATGATCGCAGGCGTTCAATCCGGCGAACTTGCGATTGCTTACAATGTCTTGGGGTCTTACGCGTCACAGCGACTGACGGAAGGCGACGCCATTATCATCGAAGCGCTGGATTTTACGCATGTTTTGTTGCGAACCGCTTTGATCCCGCGCACGGCCACGCGGTCGGATCTAGGTGCATCGTTCTTGGATTTTTTGTTGTCCGAGGAAGGTCAGCGGTTGATTGAAGATGAAACGGGTTTACCGCGTATCAATGAAGCGGCTTTGGCGGCGGGGCCGCATTTGCGTCCGATACGGTTGGACCCCGGCTTATTAGTGTTTGTCGATCCGTTAATGCGTCAGCAGTTTTTGAACGAATGGACCGCTGCTGTTGTGCAAGACTGACGGTGCGGGAGCCTCCGGCGGGGATTTGGAGGGCGTCAAAGAAACTAGGGGACCGTGACATCAATCGTTTGGATCAGCCTGTTGCTCGCGCGGTCATAGACGAGGATTTGATTGTCTGTGGTCACCACGCCAAACCAGTCCTGACCTTGGGTGAACGAATAGGCGCTGGTGCCTTCGGGCAGGGTGATCCGGTCCGGCAAAGGCAAGGGGTCGCGATTCAAGCGGATGACAAGCATTGTGATCATCAGTATGAAGCCCGCAATCATCACAACCGTCAGCACCGTGACCAGCCGTTTCAGGTAGGTCAGATGTGGCGGAAGCGCCTCGGGAACATCATTCATGTCTGCGACCATTGTAAACTTCTCCATCGCGGACAATCCGCCGCCGCGTCTTGATAAGGCGTTGGCCCGTGATGTGCCAGAGGAAGCATCGCTGTCGCGGTCGCGTCTTGCAAAGCTGATCGCGGATGGATCGGTGAAGGTGGATGGCGTCGTGGTCACAGACCCGCGGTTTCGGGTGGCTGAGGATGCCGAGATCGCGATTGCAGTTGAGGTCGCGGAAGAAAGCCATATCGGGGCCGAGGATATCCCTTTGGATGTCGTGTATGAGGACGATGATCTAATCGTTGTGAACAAACCCAGCGGCATGGTCGTTCATCCGGCCCCGGGCACGCCCGGTGGGACGCTTGTGAATGCGCTGATCCACCATTGTGGCGAAACGCTGAGCGGTGTGGGCGGCATGAAACGCCCCGGGATCGTGCACCGGATTGATAAAGAAACCACCGGTTTGCTGGTTGCTGCGAAATCTGATCGCGCGCACCATAGTTTGGCCAAGCAATTCGCGGACCATTCGGTCGAACGACGGTATCTGGCGCTGTGCTATGGTGAGCCGTCGTCGAATGATCCACGCCTGCGTGGGATCAAGGGCGCGTCGTTCGAGGCGTCAAACATCCTGCGGGTTCAGACGTTTTTGGGTCGTCATAAGACAGACCGTCAACGTCAGGCCGTGTCGTTTGAAACGGGCCGTCATGCGGTGACGCGAGCACGGATTGTGCAATCGTTGGGTACGCCGCCGGTTGCCGCGTTGCTGGAATGCTGGTTGGAGACGGGGCGCACCCACCAAATTCGTGTTCACATGGCCCATTGCGGGCATTCGCTGATCGGCGATCCGGTTTACGGTGGACGGCGCAAATTGTCGCCTAAAGCTGTGGGCCAAGCAGGTGTTGACGCTGTGGCTGGTTTCCGCAGGCAAGCGTTGCACGCGGCGACATTGGGTTTCGTCCATCCCGTCACCGGTGACGAGATCGAATTTGAAGCGCCGATGCCTGACGATATGGCCGTACTTCTGCGCGCGCTTGGCGGTCAGGGCTGAAACATACAGTCCCATGTGCGTGATCGCACAGTAATACCACTTCCCCAATCGGCGCGGCGTGTTCATATATTGAATACGAATTTGGGGTAGGGCCACTTGAATAGGTCCAATACTGGCCCCATATCCATGTTAAGCCCATAAACATAGGGCCGCCCATTTTAGGGTAGGGAGTATAAAACATGAGTAGCTACGCAAATTTACCAGCACCGTCCCCGGAACAGGGGCTGAACCGTTATATGCAAGAAATCCGCAAGTTCCCGATGTTGGAGCCGGAGCAGGAATATATGCTCGCGAAACGTTGGGTTGACCACGAAGATACGGATGCGGCGCACCAGATGGTGACGTCTCACCTGCGTTTGGCTGCGAAGATTGCGATGGGTTATCGCGGCTACGGCCTGCCGCAGGCCGAAGTGATATCCGAAGCGAACGTTGGTCTTATGCAGGCTGTGAAGCGGTTTGATCCTGAAAAAGGGTTCCGCTTGGCGACCTATGCGATGTGGTGGATCCGTGCGTCTATTCAGGAATATATCCTGCGGTCTTGGTCACTTGTGAAGCTCGGGACGACATCAGCGCAGAAGAAATTGTTCTTTAACCTGCGTAAGGCGAAGAACCGGATTGGTGCGTTGGAAGAGGGTGATCTGCGTCCTGAAAACGTGGCACGCATCGCGAACGATCTTGGTGTGACTGAGACTGAAGTTGTTTCCATGAACCGTCGGATGTCGGGTGGTGATGCGTCGTTGAACGCCACTGTCGGGTCCGAAGGCGAAGGGACAATGCAGTGGCAGGATTGGCTTGAAGATGAAAGCGCGAACACTGCGTCGGATTACGAAGAGCATGACGAACTGGACGCACGTCGTGAAATCATGGCCGAGGCAATGGGTGTGTTGAATGACCGTGAAAAGGACATCCTGATGCAGCGCCGCTTGGCCGAGGAAACGATCACGCTCGAAGATCTGAGCGGGAAATACGATGTGTCGCGCGAACGGATTCGCCAGATTGAAGTCCGCGCATTTGAAAAGCTGCAGTCTGAAATGCACAAGCTGGCCCGCGAACGTGGGATGCTGGAAACAGCTTAACTGCAGCTTAGAATTTGAAATACAGGCCGTCGCGGGAAACTGCGGCGGCTTTTGTTTGTTTCAGGGACCCGCTACGTTGCCCGAAATGGGAGAAACCACATGACAATTCAATGGGGCGTCTTGGGCGCATCAAGCTTTGCTCGCGATAACATGGCGCCTGCAATCCACGCGGCAAAGGGTGCGAATTTTGCGGCGCTGGCAACATCGTCCGTCGACAAAGCCAAAGGGTTTCAGGCCTATGCGCCGGATATCGCCGTTTACACAGACTACGATGCCATGCTTGCCGATCCAAAGATTGCGGCCATCTACATTCCGTTACCGAACCATTTGCACGTCCCTTGGACGATCAAGGCACTGGAGGCGGGCAAGCATGTGTTGTGCGAAAAGCCGATTGCGTTGAAAGAGTCCGATTTCGACGACCTGATTGCGGCGCGGGACAAGTCCGGATTGATTGCCGCCGAGGCATTCATGATCCCGCATCATGCACAGTTCGCCCGTGCGCGGGAATTGGTCCAATCCGGCGCGATTGGCGAACTGGTCCATATTGACGGCACGTTCAGCTATAATAACGCGGGCGATCTGGACAATATTCGCCACGATCCGGCCAAGGGCGGCGGTGCGCTGCCTGATATCGGCGTCTATCCTATCGGTGCCGCACGGCTTGTATCGGGGCAGGAACCGCAGAGCATCACGCTTGCGAACCTGCGCTATGAGAATGGCGTTGATGTGTTCGCCCAAATTGCTGCGAATTTCGAAAGCTGTACTTTCTCTGCCGTCGTATCAATGCGGATGATGAATTATCAGCAGATGACGTTCCACGGAACCACCGGCGTGTTGCGCCTGACCTGTCCGTTTAACGCGAACAAGGCGGATGTGGCTGAGCTGATTTTGGATCGGAAGGACGCGCCGCGTCATGTTGAACGTTGGCCTGCGGAAAACCATTACGTGCGGCAGGTCGAGAATTTCAGCGCTGCCGCAAGGGGGAACGCGGAATACCCCGTGCCGCTGGAATGGAGCCGCGGCACGCAACAGATGTTGGATATGATTTACGCCGCAGCGAAGTAAGTTGCTTTGGCGGAATGAAAAAGGGCGGTATGTGAACCATGCCGCCCCTTTTATTTAGTCTTCCATCGCTTCGAGTTCGTCGATGAAGCCTTCGATCATCGACAGACCTTTGTCCCAGAATTTCGGGTCAGAGGCATCAAGCCCGAACGGGGCGAGCAGTTCTTTGTGATGTTTTGAACCGCCCGCTTTGAGCATGTCGAAGTATTTGTCTTTGAAGTCGGGGTCGCCTTCTTCGTAGACCGCATAAAGCGCGTTTACCAAACCGTCCCCGAATGCATAGGCGTAGACGTAAAACGGCGAATGCACGAAGTGCGGGATGTAGGCCCAGAAAGTTTCGTATCCCGGTGTGAAATCAAAGACTTCGCCAAGGGATTCGGCCTGTACGGACATCCAAAGCGCGTTGATGTCGTCTGGCGTTAGTTCGCCCTGCGCGCGTGCTGCGTGCAGTTTGCATTCAAAATCATAGAACGCGATTTGGCGCACGACCGTGTTGATCATGTCCTCGACTTTACCAGCGAGCAGAACCTTGCGTTCTTCTTTCGTCTTCGCGCCTTCCAGCAGTTTGCGGAAGGTCAGCATTTCGCCGAACACCGACGCCGTTTCGGCGAGCGTCAGTGGCGTGGACGACAGCAGTTCACCTTGTTCGGCCGCCAATACCTGATGCACACCGTGGCCCAATTCGTGGGCGAGCGTCATCACGTCGCGTGGTTTGCCCAAGTAGTTTAGCATGACGTATGGGTGCACCGTTGTGACTGTTGGATGCGCAAATGCACCCGGTGCTTTGCCCGGTTTCACGGGCGCGTCGATCCAGCCGTCGGTGAAGAACGGTTTCGCGAGATCGGCCATTTCTGGCGCAAAGTCAGCGTAAGCGTCCATCACGGTTTGCTGCGCTTCATCCCAGCCGATCAGGCGTTCGCTTTCCATGGGGAGGGGCGCGTTGCGGTCCCACGTTTCCATCCGGTCCAGCCCTAACCATTTGGCTTTCAACGCATAATATCGGTGCGACAG
The Rhodobacteraceae bacterium S2214 genome window above contains:
- a CDS encoding sensor histidine kinase N-terminal domain-containing protein; the protein is MKNLFSPAGSIRQRLVLILLVVAAVLAGLLYLSVRTVADAAVETTQDAILGAATVAIAEELRGGEDGITVEIPYAAFSMLGATGQDRVFYRILVGEETVTGYADLPLPNTSLSGLTPTFTSQVYQGVTVRTGAVSRSVLVDGTSQVVTVLVAQTRTAQEAISRQMANRAAALGLGFFAFAAILSIFTARSVLTPLNRLAEAMGRRGPQDLRPVERAVPTELAPLMHALNGFIARLRGALTRTETFITEAAHHVRTPLATVRVQAEIAMRQTDDDALRATLRNVIRAVDDSARSAGQLLDHATVVYRTDQRADEQVALGPLVLDVVDSFSPTADMRDIALGTCVPDDVIELQFDRLLIESALRNLIDNAVKYSFADSEVDVELSVKDRMAMLKVLDRGRGIGAGNTAQLAGRFRRGENVGDVIGSGLGLTIVRDVARAIGGSFEITERSGGGTCAILLLPLA
- a CDS encoding extracellular solute-binding protein, producing MRHFVAAAGLSVLASLCDAYEIEEETVFEGGAVELSILSTTDTEAFAPLIAAFQSTNPDVTLRYTVANSQQVYAAVQEEAPFDLVISSAMDLQLKLANDGFATAHGSDETIGLPGWARWRDQLFAFAQEPVVIIASTTAFGANPPRTRADLIDVLRDDPATFTGRIGTYDPARSGAGYLFATQDARQSDSSWRLAEVIGGLDPKLYTTTGDMIAGVQSGELAIAYNVLGSYASQRLTEGDAIIIEALDFTHVLLRTALIPRTATRSDLGASFLDFLLSEEGQRLIEDETGLPRINEAALAAGPHLRPIRLDPGLLVFVDPLMRQQFLNEWTAAVVQD
- a CDS encoding RluA family pseudouridine synthase, encoding MSATIVNFSIADNPPPRLDKALARDVPEEASLSRSRLAKLIADGSVKVDGVVVTDPRFRVAEDAEIAIAVEVAEESHIGAEDIPLDVVYEDDDLIVVNKPSGMVVHPAPGTPGGTLVNALIHHCGETLSGVGGMKRPGIVHRIDKETTGLLVAAKSDRAHHSLAKQFADHSVERRYLALCYGEPSSNDPRLRGIKGASFEASNILRVQTFLGRHKTDRQRQAVSFETGRHAVTRARIVQSLGTPPVAALLECWLETGRTHQIRVHMAHCGHSLIGDPVYGGRRKLSPKAVGQAGVDAVAGFRRQALHAATLGFVHPVTGDEIEFEAPMPDDMAVLLRALGGQG
- the rpoH gene encoding RNA polymerase sigma factor RpoH translates to MSSYANLPAPSPEQGLNRYMQEIRKFPMLEPEQEYMLAKRWVDHEDTDAAHQMVTSHLRLAAKIAMGYRGYGLPQAEVISEANVGLMQAVKRFDPEKGFRLATYAMWWIRASIQEYILRSWSLVKLGTTSAQKKLFFNLRKAKNRIGALEEGDLRPENVARIANDLGVTETEVVSMNRRMSGGDASLNATVGSEGEGTMQWQDWLEDESANTASDYEEHDELDARREIMAEAMGVLNDREKDILMQRRLAEETITLEDLSGKYDVSRERIRQIEVRAFEKLQSEMHKLARERGMLETA
- a CDS encoding Gfo/Idh/MocA family oxidoreductase, yielding MTIQWGVLGASSFARDNMAPAIHAAKGANFAALATSSVDKAKGFQAYAPDIAVYTDYDAMLADPKIAAIYIPLPNHLHVPWTIKALEAGKHVLCEKPIALKESDFDDLIAARDKSGLIAAEAFMIPHHAQFARARELVQSGAIGELVHIDGTFSYNNAGDLDNIRHDPAKGGGALPDIGVYPIGAARLVSGQEPQSITLANLRYENGVDVFAQIAANFESCTFSAVVSMRMMNYQQMTFHGTTGVLRLTCPFNANKADVAELILDRKDAPRHVERWPAENHYVRQVENFSAAARGNAEYPVPLEWSRGTQQMLDMIYAAAK
- a CDS encoding M3 family oligoendopeptidase, coding for MRSHPQVHDANPAGGHNQFGDLPEWDLTDLYPSPDGPEITKDMDWLDTACADFASDYEGKLDTLDAAGLLKAVQRYEEIDVIAGRIMSYAGLRYYQITTDSDRAKFMADMQDKITAFTTPLVFYGLEFNRLEDDHLAGLLDANADLARYKPVFDRMRAMKPHQLSDELEKFLHDQSTVGSAAWNRLFDETMAGLEFEVNGETLNLEATLNLLTEQDRSKREAATHALADVFQENIKIFARVHNTLAKEKEIEDRWRKMPSPQAGRHLSNHVEAEVVEALRDAVVSAYPRLSHRYYALKAKWLGLDRMETWDRNAPLPMESERLIGWDEAQQTVMDAYADFAPEMADLAKPFFTDGWIDAPVKPGKAPGAFAHPTVTTVHPYVMLNYLGKPRDVMTLAHELGHGVHQVLAAEQGELLSSTPLTLAETASVFGEMLTFRKLLEGAKTKEERKVLLAGKVEDMINTVVRQIAFYDFECKLHAARAQGELTPDDINALWMSVQAESLGEVFDFTPGYETFWAYIPHFVHSPFYVYAYAFGDGLVNALYAVYEEGDPDFKDKYFDMLKAGGSKHHKELLAPFGLDASDPKFWDKGLSMIEGFIDELEAMED